Sequence from the Nocardia brasiliensis genome:
CGCGGCCGATGCCGCGCAATTACGTCGCCTCGCCCCCCTTGTCGATATGTAGAACACGTTCTAGATTCAAAAGATGCAGCCTTCACCCGCCCCGTCGGCTCCGCCCCCTCAGCAACCCCCTGTGCAAGAGTCGGTGAAAATTCTCGGTTTGTGGAACATCGCCGAGGCCGAACCCGACCGCATCGCCATGGTCGACCCGGCGGGCCGGGAGGTGACGTACCGCGAATTGGCCACCCTCGCTGACCGATACGCCACCGGCCTACGCGGGCTCGGCCTGGAAACCGGCGACGTGCTGGTCAGCATGGTGCACAACTGCACGGAGGCGATCGCCGCCTACTTCGCGGCGTATCAGGCCGGGCTCTACATCGTCGCGGTGAACTGGCACCTCACCGGCCCCGAGGTCGCCTACATCCTGCAGGACAGCGAGGCGAAGGCGTTCCTGGCCAGTGACCGCTTCGCCGCCACCGCGACCGCCGCCGCCGACGAGGCGAAATTGCCTGCCACCGCGCGCTTTTCGGTCGGCGAGATCGAGGGCTTCCGCTCGGTGGCCTGGCTCGGCGCGGCCGACACCGGGCGGCCGTCGGACCGCAGCACCGGTGCGCCGATGCTCTACACCTCCGGCACCACCGGGCGGCCCAAGGGTGTGCGCCGCCCGCTCACCGGCGCCGACCCTGACGTCGTGCCGCCGCACACCACCGCGTTCTTCGGGTTGTTCGAGCTCGCCCCCTACGACGATCACGTGCACATCTGCGGCTCGCCGCTCTATCACACGGCCGTGCTGAACTTCGCGACCATCTCGATCCAGTTGGGGCACAAGCTCGTACTGATGGACCGGTGGGACGCGGAGGAGATGCTGCGGCTCATCGACCGGTACCGGGTGACGCACAGCCACATGGTGCCCACCCAGTTCCATCGGCTGCTTGCGCTGCCCGAGGCCGTGCGCGCCAAATACGATGTCTCCTCGCTGCGCAGCATGGTGCACGGCGCCGCGCCGTGCCCGCAGGAGACCAAGCGGCAGATGCTCGAATGGTGGGGTCCGACGGTCACCGAGTACTACGCGGCCACCGAGGGCGGCGGCACGGTGATCAACGGCGCCGACTGGTTGCGCAAGCCCGGTTCGGTCGGCAAGGCCTGGCCCTGGTCGGTGATCAAGGTGCTCAGCGAGGAGGACGGCACCGAGGTGCCCGCCGGTGAGCCGGGTCTGGTCTACATGCGTATGGGCGCCTCGAGTTTCGAATACCACCACGACAAGGCCAAGACCGAGGATGCGCGCGTCGGCGATCTGTTCACCGTCGGCGACATCGGCCACCTCGACGAGGACGGCTATCTCTACCTGCACGACCGTCGTTCGGACCTGATCCTGTCCGGCGGGGTGAACATCTATCCCGCCGAGATCGAGAACGTGCTCGTCACCCACCCCAAGGTCGCCGACGTCGCCGTGTTCGGCATTCCGCACCCGGACTGGGGCGCCGAGGTCAAAGCGGTGATCCAGCCCGTCGCCGGCATCGAGGGCGGCGAAGCCCTCACCGCCGAGCTCTTGTCCTTCGCCGCAACACAACTCGCGAAATACAAGATGCCGAAGTCCATCGACTACCTGCCCGAACTGCCGCGCGACCCCAACGGCAAGCTCTACAAGCGCAAGCTGCGCGACCGGTACGTATCCGCCCCCTGACGGCCCCACACCCCCGCGCGTATTTGCCGACGGTTCGGTGCGTGGCCCGGCAGGCCGTGGCGCGGCGCGCGTAAACGTGCGCCGCGCCGGCAACCGGCCCTATGCCTCTTCGCGGAGTTCTGGGGCGAGTCCGAAAAGGGGGAACAGCTTTTCGGTGTCGAGGAAGAAGTTCAGGCCGGAGATGGTGTCGCCGTCCAGTTCCAGGACGGTGATCGACCAGGGGAGCCAGACGCCCGGTTGGTCGCTCGGCTTGTAGTGGCCGAAGGCGGGGTGGCCGTTGGCGCCCTCGAGCCGGATCATCCGGGAGTCGCGGCAGCCGCTGCCGTGGCCGAGCATGAACGCGGCCACGTTCTCCGGGCCGGAGATCCACAGCTCGATCGGCGGCATGGACAGCGCCACATCGGTTTTGAGCAGCGTGGTCAGGGTGTCCATGTCGTAGGCCTCGAAGGCCTTGACGAAGTTGTCGACGAGCTTGCGCTGGTCTTCGTTGGACTCGTCGTAGTTGTCCGAGGTGCTCGGCTGCACCTTCGACATGGTCGCCCTGGCGCGCTGGAGCGCGCTGTTGACCGACGCGGGCGACATGGTGAGCGCCTCGGCGGTCTCGTTGGCGGAGAACCGCAGCACCTCGCGCATGATCAGGATGGCGCGCTGGGTGGCGGGCAGGTGCTGGCAGGCCGCGACGAAGGCCAGCCGCAGTGTGTCCTTGGCCGAGGCGTGGTCGGCCGGGTCGGCGCCGAACGCGAGGGCGTTCGGGATCGGCTCGATCCAGACGTAGTCCGGCTGTGGCGCGGGTAGTGGCGAGTCCGGGCGCGACGGGCCGGAAAGATCCATCGGCCTGGCGCGCCGCTGTGGACCGTCGAGCATGTCCAGGCAGACGTTGGTGGTGATCCGATACAGCCAGGAGCGCACACTCGCACGACCCTCGAACGATTCGTAGGACTTCCACGCGCGGGTGAAGGTTTCCTGGACCGCGTCTTCGGCCTCGAAGGACGAGCCGAGCATGCGGTAGGCATAAGCGCACAATTCCCGGCGATGCTTCTCGAAGGATTCGAGGACGTCGGGATCGAGGCCGGCGGATTTGCCGGACAGGTCGTTCATGATGGTCAGCCTGCCACAGGCCACCGACACATCCCAGACCCGAAAGCGCGCTACCTGCGCTGTCGGGCGGCGACGGCGGCGGTGCGGCCGGTCACATCGCCCCGCTCGGCGATGAATTCGGGGCCCGTGCGCCGTCTCCATTGATGCGCAAGAAATAGGCGGACTACGAAAAGGGACCGACACATGAGCAGCCGGATGATTTTTCTCAACTTCCCCGTCGCCGATCTGGATCGGTCGAAGAAGTTCTACGAGTGTCTCGGCTGGAAGGTCAATCAGGAGTTCACCGACGACAATGCGGCCTGCATCGTGGTCGACGACAACATCTGCGTCATGTTGCTGACCAAACAGTTCTTCACCACGTTCGGCAGGCGTCCGGTCGCCGACACCACCGAGCAGCTCGGCGCCTCCTACAGTTTGGCGCTGACCAGTATCGCCGAGGTGGACTCCTACATCGGCGCGGCGCTGGCCGCGGGCGGCACCGAGGAGGTCAACGCGGACAAGCAGGCGCAGGAGGAGCAGTTCGGCATGTACAGCCGCACGTTCATCGACCCCGACGGGCACCAGTGGGAGCCGTTCTGGATGGACTATCCGGCGGTCTGAAGCGCGTCGACCGCTCGCCCCCGGTCACCGAAAAGTGCCGGGGGGCGTGGTCTTTTCAGCTACCGGTGAAGGTCGGCGTGCGCTTCTGCGCGAAGGCCTTCGGGCCCTCCTTGGCATCGGCGGACTTGAACACCGCCATGCCGAGTTCGGCGTCGATCCGGAACGCCTCCTCCTCGTGCATGCCCTCGGTCTCCCGGATGGTGCGCAGGATGGCCTGCACCGCGAGCGGGCCGTTCGCGGCGATCTGGGCCGCGAGCTCGAGCGCCTTGTCCAGCGCGCCGCCGTCGGGGACCACGTGCCCGATCAGCCCGATCTGCTTCGCTTCGGCCGCGGTGACGTGCCTGCCGGTCAGCAGGATGTCGGCGGCGACGGTGTAGGGGATCTGGCGGACCAGTCGCACGGCCGAGCCGCCGAGCGGGAACAATCCCCAACGGGCCTCGGACACACCGAATTTCGCGCTCTCGCCGGCCACCCGGATGTCGGTGCCCTGCAGGATCTCGGTGCCGCCGGCGATGGCGGGGCCCTCGACCGCGGCGATCAACGGTTTGCTGAGCCTGCGGCCCTTCAGCAGCGCCTCGATCTTCGACAGGTCCCAACCACCGCCCGCGAAGGAATCGCCGGGGTGCTGCGCGGTCATCGCCTTCAGGTCCGCGCCCGCGCAGAACGCACCGCCCGCGCCGGTCAGAATCGCGACCCGGATGTCCGGATCGTTGTCCACCTGGTCCCAGGCGTCGCGCATGATCGCCATCATTTCGGCCGAGAGCGCGTTGCGCGCCTCGGGGCGATTCATCGTGACGATCAGGACGTGATCACGTTTCTCGACGAGACAGTGTGGCATCGGCGAATCTCCTGACTTTCGAGCCTTGCCAGGAACAGTAACACGTTCTATTTTAGGGCTGTGAGCTACAACATAGCGGACCTTGTCGAACACACCATCGACCTGATGCCCGACCGCGTCGCGCTCGCGGACGACAGCCGTGAGGTCACCTACGCCCAGCTGGAGGAGCGCGCCAACAAACTGGCTCACTACCTGCTCGAACATGGCGTTCAGCCGGGCGACAAGGTGGGCATCTACTCGCGCAACACGATCGAGGCGGTCGAGGCCATGGTCGCGGTGTTCAAGGCGCGGGCGGTGATGGTCAACGTGAACTTCCGTTATGTCGAGAACGAGTTGCAATATATCTTCGACAATTCGGACATGGTCGCGCTGATTCACGAGCGTCGCTACAGCGACCGAGTGGCCGGGGTACTCCCGAAAACCCCGCTGCTGAAGACGGTGATCGTTGTCGACGACGATACGACCGCGACCACCGCGACCGCAGTGGATTCGGTCGAATACGAAGCCGCGCTTGCTGCCTCGTCGGGGGAGCGTGACTTCGGCGAACGCTCCGGCGACGACATCTTCATGCTCTACACCGGCGGCACCACGGGCCTGCCCAAGGGCGTGATGTGGCGGCACGAGGACTGGTGGCGGGTGCTCGGTGGCGGCATCAACTTCCTCAACGGTGAATACGTCCAGGACGAGTGGCATCAGTCCAAGCAGGGCGCGGGCAACCCGCAGATGGTGCGGTTCCCGATTCCGCCGATGATCCACGGTGGCTCACAGACGGCGACCTTCCACAGCCTGTTCGACGGGGGGAAGGCCGTGATGATCCCGGAGTTCACCGGGCACGGCGTGTGGCAGCACATCGACCGGCACAAGATCAATCTCATCTTCATCACCGGTGACGCGATGGCCAGGCCGATGGTCGACGCACTGCTCGAGGGGAACCCGGAAACCGGTGCGCCCTATGATCTTTCGAGCCTGTACGTGATCGCCAGCAGCGCCGCGCTGTTCTCGCCGACGCTCAAGGACAAGTTCCTCGAACTGCTGCCCAACCGGATGATCACCGATTCCATCGGTTCCTCGGAGACCGGGTTCGGCGGGCTGTCGGTTATCGCCAAGGGCGCCAACCACACCGGCGGGCCGCGGGTGAAGATCGACGCCGCCACCGAGGTGCTCGACGAGCACGGCAATCCGGTGGTGCCCGGCTCCGGGCAGGTCGGGCTCATCGCGCGTAAGGGGCACATCCCGGTCGGCTACTACAAGGACGAGGCCAAGACCGCGGCAACGTTCAAGGTGTTCAACGGGATTCGCTACTCGATCCCCGGCGACTACGCCAGGGTCGAGGAGGACGGCACGGTCACCATGCTCGGCCGCGGCTCGGTCAGCATCAATAGCGGCGGCGAGAAGATCTACCCCGAAGAGGTCGAGGGGGCGCTGAAGTGTCACCCCGAGGTGTTCGACGCCCTCGTCGTCGGTGTCGAGGACGAACGCTGGGGTCAGCGCGTGGTCGCCGTCGTGCAGTGCCGCGGTGACAAGCGGCCAACCCTCGAGGAGTTGCGTCCGGTCCTCACCCAGGAGATCGCCCCCTACAAGCTGCCGCGCAGCCTGTGGTTCGTCGACCAGATCAAGCGCAATCCGGCGGGCAAGCCCGACTACCGCTGGGCCAAGGCGCAAACCGAGGAACGCCCCGCCGACGAGCACGCTCAGGCGAGCAGCAAGTAGGCATCAACGCACCGGGGCCGTCGCGAATGTCGCGACGGCCCTTCGTGTTCGCGTGGTCAGCGGTAGGTGAGCTCGGCGAGGCGATGCACGAGGGCGGTGCGTACCGCGGGGACTCGGGTGAGCGTCGCGATGGCCAGGTTGCGCAGCGCGCGGGCGAGCGGCGCGGTGAGCGTGGCCATCCGGGTCATCCGATCGGTGAACGCGACCACGTCGAGAGCGACCGGGCGCCTGGTGGTTTCGTAGGTGTCGAGCAGGGTGTCCGGCTCGCCAGCCAGCACGCGGACGAGCAGCCCGCCCAGCATGGCGGCGTCTTGGATGCCGGTGTTCATGCCCTGACCGCCCGCGGGGCTGTGCACGTGGGCGGCGTCGCCCGCCACCAGGATCCGGCCCGCGCGGTAGCGATCGGCGACCCGGTGGTGCACCCGGAAGCGCGAGCTCCACAGCACCTCGTGCACGTGGATGTCGCCGCCGGGGCCCCGCGCGTCGAGGATGGATTGGATGTCGGCGCGGCTCGGGTGTTCCGGGGCGGTGTCGAGGGTGGCGACCACGCGGTACCGATTCGGCTCGGTGGCGTCGGGCAGCGGCGCGACCACCGTGACGCCCTCCGGCGAAAGGTGCAGTGCCACTTCGTCACGGGCGATCGGCCAGTCCATCCGGACATCGGCAAGGACGAAGGAGGCGGGGTAGCTGTCGCCGGTGAAGCCGATGCCCGCTTGTTCGCGGACGACGCTGTGCATGCCGTCGGCGCCGACCACGTAGTCGGCCCGGATGCTGCCCGTGTTGCCCGCCGCGTCGGTGTATTCCACTGTGACACCGTCGTTCTCGTCGCGGACCCGGGTCAGTTGACAGGGGCGGTGCACGTCGCCGCCCGCCTTGCGCAGGCGGGCGAGCAGCACGGCCTCGGTGGTGTCCTGCGGTGTCATCAGCGTGTAGGGGTACTGCGTCGGGAGCTTGTCGAAGCACAGGGTGGCCAGCGTGCGTGCGCCGTCGTGCAGCGTGAAGCGGGGCACCACAAGGCCTTTGGTGATCAGCTCCTCGGCAACGCCGAGTTCGTGCAGCACCTCCAGGGTCCTGGCGTGGATGACGGCCGCGCGCGAGGTGTTGGCCCCCTCGGCGAGCCGATCCAGCAGCACGAAGTCGACGCCGGCGTCGGCCAGGGTGATCGCCGTGGTGAGCCCGGCGGGTCCGGCGCCGACGACTACGACGGAAGTGGTGGCGGGAAGCGGGTGCTGGATGGTGTTCATCGGGACTCCTGAAGTCAACAACTGTAGGCCAACGCCTGTTGGCATAACCGTAGCGCCGGTCGGGCTAGGAAGTCAACAGTTGTTGGCCTACACTTGTTGGCATGACGATCGACCCTGATCAGCTGCCCGCCCGGCGCTCCGACGCGACCCGCGCCGCGATCCTGGACGCCGCCCGCGCCCGCTTTGCCGCGGAAGGTTTCGGCAAGGCCACCATTCGCGCCATCGCGGCCGACGCCGCCATCGACCCGTCCATGGTGATGCGCTATTTCGGCAGCAAGGACGGGCTCTTCGCCGCCGCCGTCGACATCGACCTTGTGCTGCCGGATCTGTCCGCGGCCGACCCCGGCACGCTCGGGGAACTGCTGCTGCGCCGCTTTCTCGCGCTCTGGGAGGAGCCGCCCGGCAACGCGGTCTTGCTGACGCTGCTGCGCTCGTCGATCACCGACGAGGCCGTCACCGCGCGTTTCCGCGAGGTTTTCGCCCAGCAGGTGCTGCCCGCCGTGCAGCGCTTCGGCGAGCCCGCCGACGCCCCGCGGCGTAGCGGTCTCGTCGTGACCCAGTTGCTCGGTCTGGCGCTGTGCCGCTACATCCTGCGCATCCCGCCCGTGGTCGCCGCCTCACGCGAACAGCTGATCGCCGACGTCGCACCGACGCTGCAGCGCTATCTGAGCTCGACGCCACGCTGAGAGCCGCCGCGGCCGCGCTGGGTCCGCGCGAAACGAGCAAGGCCCGCCGCCGTACCGGCGGGCCTTGCGGGATGGTCGGATCAAGCGGGGTCGGCCAGGAGGGCGCCGAGCGCGCGCAGGTGGTCGGTGCCTGCGCCCAAGGCGAATTCGTGGTGCTTGGCGGCGGTGAAGTAGTTGTGCACGATGTGGTCGCGGTCGATGCCGACCCCGCCGTGGACGTGCACGACGGTGTGCGCCACGCGGTGACCCGCGTCGGCGGCCCAGAACTTGGCGGTGTGCACGGCCTCGGCGCTCGGCAGACCCTCGGCGAGCTGCCAGGCCGCCTGGGTGACCGCGAGCCGCAGACCCTGGACGTCGATGTAGGCGTCGGCGAGCCGCTGTGCCACGGCCTGGAAGCTGCCCACCGCCTTGCCGAATTGCTCACGCTCGCGGGCGTATTCGGCGACCAGTTCGAGCGCGCGCTCCACGGTGCCGAGCTGCAGCGCGCTCAGGCCCAGCCAGGCGCGGGTCAGCAGCCAGTCCAGGATCTCGGCGCCCTGCTCGACCGTGCCGACCAATTCGGCGGGGGTGTCGGTGAATTCGACGAGGTACTCGGGGCTGCGGTCGACGACCTGCTGCGCGGTCACCGTCGCCGCGCCTGGCTCGACCAGGAACACCGCGGGCACGCCGGAGGCGGTGGCCGAGACCAGGATGCGCTCGGCGCGGTCGGCGACCGGCACCGTGGTCTTGACGCCGGTGAGTCGCCAGCCGCCGTCCGCCTCGGCCGCGACCGTATTCGGCCTGGTCAGATCCCAGTTGTGCTCTTCGGTCAGTGCCGCGGTCAGGATGATCTGGCCCGCGCCCGCCCGGGTCGCCCGATCCTGTTGCGCCGCATCGCCGAAGCGGGCCAGTGCGCCCGCGCCGACCACGATCGACCACAGATAGGGCACCGCGGCGAGGGACTTGCCGAGCTCGCGCAGCACGGCCGTCTGTTCGAGCACGCCGAAGTCGCCGCCGCCGACCGATTCCGGCAGCGCCGCCGCGAGCACGCCGGTGTCGGCGAGCGAGTTCCACAGCGTCGCGTCGAATCGTTCGTCGGCCCTGTCGAGTTCGCGCAGCCGGTCGGCGGTGACGAGCTTGCCGCACACCTCGGCGGTCAGCCGGGTCAGATCGAGTTGGGCTTCGGTGGGTGTGAAATCCATGTCGGCTCTCTGCTTTCCGGATCAGCGCGCGGCGGCGGGTTGCTCGAGGGCGGTCATCGCGATGATGTCGCGCTGCACCTCGTTGGTGCCGCCGCCGAAGGTCAGGATCAGCGCGGCACGGTGCATCCGCTCGAGCCGTCCGCGCAGTTCGGCACCGGGGGAGTCCTGCCGCAGATAGGCCTGCGGGCCGAGCACCTCCATGAGCAGCCGGTAGGCCTCGGTGGCCAGTTCGGTGCCGTACACCTTGCAGGTGGAGGCGTCCCACGGCCGGGGCGCGGCGTCGCCGCCCGCGTCGGCGCGGCTGGCGATCTCCCAGTTCAGCAGCTTCAGGTATTCCACCTTCGCGTGCACCCGGGCCAGATTGACCTGCACCCACTCCTGGTCGATGACCCGGGAGCCGTTGCCCGCCTTGGTGTTACGGGCCCACTCGACGGTCTGGCGCACCGCGAGCGCGAGCGGCCCTGCCGAGGTCAGCGCGACCCGCTCGTGGTTGAGCTGGTTGGTGATCAGCGCCCAGCCGCCGTTCTCCTGGCCGACGAGCGCGCTCGCGGGCACCCGGACGTCCTGGTAGTAGGTCGCGCTGGTGTCCGGGCCCGCCATGGTGTGCACCGGGGTCCAGGAAAGGCCCTCGGCGGTGGTCGGCACGATGAGCATGCTGATGCCCTTGTGCTTCTTGACGTTCGGATCGGTGCGCACCGCGAGCCAGACGTAGTCGGCGTAGGCGATCAGGCTGGTCCACATCTTCTGGCCGTTGATCACGTAGTCGTCGCCGTCGCGCACCGCGGAGGTGCGCAGGCTGGCCAGGTCGGTGCCCGCGCCCGGCTCGGAATAGCCGATGGCGAAGTGCAGTTCACCGGCCGCGATTTTGGGCAGGAAGAACCGCTTCTGCTCCTCGCTGCCGTAGTGCATGATCGTCGGCGCGACCGAGTTGATGGTCAGGAACGGCACGGGCGCGCCCGCGATCGCGGCCTCGTCGGTAAAGATCAGCTGATCCATCGTCGGCCGGTCCTGGCCGCCGTACTCCTTCGGCCAGGCCAGCGTCAGCCAGCCGTCGCGGCCCATCTCCCGCACGACGTCGCGATAGACGGTGCCCTGGCCGTACTCGCCGGTCTGCGCGCTGAGCGCGGCCCTGCGCTCGGGGGTGATGAGTCGCGCGAAGTAGTCGCGCAGCTCCGCGCGGAGCTCCTCCTGCTGCGGCGTGTACGCAATGCGCATGGCAAATACCTCATGCCTTCTCGATGTGGGTTCACCCGATCATTGCATATCGACTGAAACATGTTCCAGTATTGCTACCGAATCCGGTCGATAGCGCCACCCGTGGCCGCGCCGGCTTGTTAGGGTTCGCCCAGGATCGCGGTAAAGGAGTTCTCATGAAGGTAAGCGTCGATCTGGATCAGTGCGAAGCGAACGGAATCTGTGTCGGAATCGCCCCC
This genomic interval carries:
- a CDS encoding acyl-CoA synthetase, which codes for MSYNIADLVEHTIDLMPDRVALADDSREVTYAQLEERANKLAHYLLEHGVQPGDKVGIYSRNTIEAVEAMVAVFKARAVMVNVNFRYVENELQYIFDNSDMVALIHERRYSDRVAGVLPKTPLLKTVIVVDDDTTATTATAVDSVEYEAALAASSGERDFGERSGDDIFMLYTGGTTGLPKGVMWRHEDWWRVLGGGINFLNGEYVQDEWHQSKQGAGNPQMVRFPIPPMIHGGSQTATFHSLFDGGKAVMIPEFTGHGVWQHIDRHKINLIFITGDAMARPMVDALLEGNPETGAPYDLSSLYVIASSAALFSPTLKDKFLELLPNRMITDSIGSSETGFGGLSVIAKGANHTGGPRVKIDAATEVLDEHGNPVVPGSGQVGLIARKGHIPVGYYKDEAKTAATFKVFNGIRYSIPGDYARVEEDGTVTMLGRGSVSINSGGEKIYPEEVEGALKCHPEVFDALVVGVEDERWGQRVVAVVQCRGDKRPTLEELRPVLTQEIAPYKLPRSLWFVDQIKRNPAGKPDYRWAKAQTEERPADEHAQASSK
- a CDS encoding VOC family protein, with the protein product MSSRMIFLNFPVADLDRSKKFYECLGWKVNQEFTDDNAACIVVDDNICVMLLTKQFFTTFGRRPVADTTEQLGASYSLALTSIAEVDSYIGAALAAGGTEEVNADKQAQEEQFGMYSRTFIDPDGHQWEPFWMDYPAV
- a CDS encoding sigma-70 family RNA polymerase sigma factor: MNDLSGKSAGLDPDVLESFEKHRRELCAYAYRMLGSSFEAEDAVQETFTRAWKSYESFEGRASVRSWLYRITTNVCLDMLDGPQRRARPMDLSGPSRPDSPLPAPQPDYVWIEPIPNALAFGADPADHASAKDTLRLAFVAACQHLPATQRAILIMREVLRFSANETAEALTMSPASVNSALQRARATMSKVQPSTSDNYDESNEDQRKLVDNFVKAFEAYDMDTLTTLLKTDVALSMPPIELWISGPENVAAFMLGHGSGCRDSRMIRLEGANGHPAFGHYKPSDQPGVWLPWSITVLELDGDTISGLNFFLDTEKLFPLFGLAPELREEA
- a CDS encoding acyl-CoA dehydrogenase family protein, producing MRIAYTPQQEELRAELRDYFARLITPERRAALSAQTGEYGQGTVYRDVVREMGRDGWLTLAWPKEYGGQDRPTMDQLIFTDEAAIAGAPVPFLTINSVAPTIMHYGSEEQKRFFLPKIAAGELHFAIGYSEPGAGTDLASLRTSAVRDGDDYVINGQKMWTSLIAYADYVWLAVRTDPNVKKHKGISMLIVPTTAEGLSWTPVHTMAGPDTSATYYQDVRVPASALVGQENGGWALITNQLNHERVALTSAGPLALAVRQTVEWARNTKAGNGSRVIDQEWVQVNLARVHAKVEYLKLLNWEIASRADAGGDAAPRPWDASTCKVYGTELATEAYRLLMEVLGPQAYLRQDSPGAELRGRLERMHRAALILTFGGGTNEVQRDIIAMTALEQPAAAR
- a CDS encoding acyl-CoA dehydrogenase family protein translates to MDFTPTEAQLDLTRLTAEVCGKLVTADRLRELDRADERFDATLWNSLADTGVLAAALPESVGGGDFGVLEQTAVLRELGKSLAAVPYLWSIVVGAGALARFGDAAQQDRATRAGAGQIILTAALTEEHNWDLTRPNTVAAEADGGWRLTGVKTTVPVADRAERILVSATASGVPAVFLVEPGAATVTAQQVVDRSPEYLVEFTDTPAELVGTVEQGAEILDWLLTRAWLGLSALQLGTVERALELVAEYAREREQFGKAVGSFQAVAQRLADAYIDVQGLRLAVTQAAWQLAEGLPSAEAVHTAKFWAADAGHRVAHTVVHVHGGVGIDRDHIVHNYFTAAKHHEFALGAGTDHLRALGALLADPA
- a CDS encoding TetR/AcrR family transcriptional regulator, whose protein sequence is MTIDPDQLPARRSDATRAAILDAARARFAAEGFGKATIRAIAADAAIDPSMVMRYFGSKDGLFAAAVDIDLVLPDLSAADPGTLGELLLRRFLALWEEPPGNAVLLTLLRSSITDEAVTARFREVFAQQVLPAVQRFGEPADAPRRSGLVVTQLLGLALCRYILRIPPVVAASREQLIADVAPTLQRYLSSTPR
- a CDS encoding crotonase/enoyl-CoA hydratase family protein, translated to MPHCLVEKRDHVLIVTMNRPEARNALSAEMMAIMRDAWDQVDNDPDIRVAILTGAGGAFCAGADLKAMTAQHPGDSFAGGGWDLSKIEALLKGRRLSKPLIAAVEGPAIAGGTEILQGTDIRVAGESAKFGVSEARWGLFPLGGSAVRLVRQIPYTVAADILLTGRHVTAAEAKQIGLIGHVVPDGGALDKALELAAQIAANGPLAVQAILRTIRETEGMHEEEAFRIDAELGMAVFKSADAKEGPKAFAQKRTPTFTGS
- a CDS encoding acyl-CoA synthetase, which encodes MQPSPAPSAPPPQQPPVQESVKILGLWNIAEAEPDRIAMVDPAGREVTYRELATLADRYATGLRGLGLETGDVLVSMVHNCTEAIAAYFAAYQAGLYIVAVNWHLTGPEVAYILQDSEAKAFLASDRFAATATAAADEAKLPATARFSVGEIEGFRSVAWLGAADTGRPSDRSTGAPMLYTSGTTGRPKGVRRPLTGADPDVVPPHTTAFFGLFELAPYDDHVHICGSPLYHTAVLNFATISIQLGHKLVLMDRWDAEEMLRLIDRYRVTHSHMVPTQFHRLLALPEAVRAKYDVSSLRSMVHGAAPCPQETKRQMLEWWGPTVTEYYAATEGGGTVINGADWLRKPGSVGKAWPWSVIKVLSEEDGTEVPAGEPGLVYMRMGASSFEYHHDKAKTEDARVGDLFTVGDIGHLDEDGYLYLHDRRSDLILSGGVNIYPAEIENVLVTHPKVADVAVFGIPHPDWGAEVKAVIQPVAGIEGGEALTAELLSFAATQLAKYKMPKSIDYLPELPRDPNGKLYKRKLRDRYVSAP
- a CDS encoding FAD-dependent monooxygenase, whose amino-acid sequence is MNTIQHPLPATTSVVVVGAGPAGLTTAITLADAGVDFVLLDRLAEGANTSRAAVIHARTLEVLHELGVAEELITKGLVVPRFTLHDGARTLATLCFDKLPTQYPYTLMTPQDTTEAVLLARLRKAGGDVHRPCQLTRVRDENDGVTVEYTDAAGNTGSIRADYVVGADGMHSVVREQAGIGFTGDSYPASFVLADVRMDWPIARDEVALHLSPEGVTVVAPLPDATEPNRYRVVATLDTAPEHPSRADIQSILDARGPGGDIHVHEVLWSSRFRVHHRVADRYRAGRILVAGDAAHVHSPAGGQGMNTGIQDAAMLGGLLVRVLAGEPDTLLDTYETTRRPVALDVVAFTDRMTRMATLTAPLARALRNLAIATLTRVPAVRTALVHRLAELTYR